The following coding sequences are from one Geothrix sp. window:
- a CDS encoding HNH endonuclease, with amino-acid sequence MPDAEREDHFFAYMEGYQEFDLPVPFQEGGHYRESTLQKADGSTNKGAFGRAVRVLPLEEFEAIVRAGFSRVMDSWEINDSNQTADRVAEEAIAYSDRPMIQQWVSRPFREVAFRHKVREAYQNTCAFSGLRLINGGGRPEVQAAHIRPVAFNGPDSVRNGLALTGTLHWLFDRGLLAVGVDGSILLSPQGVPDDLSRLLRSDRRVLVPEALDQRPHADFLSWHRENVFKL; translated from the coding sequence ATGCCCGACGCCGAGCGAGAGGATCATTTCTTCGCCTACATGGAGGGCTATCAGGAGTTCGATCTGCCGGTACCGTTCCAGGAAGGTGGGCACTATCGGGAATCCACGCTTCAAAAGGCCGATGGATCGACCAACAAGGGGGCCTTTGGCCGGGCTGTGAGGGTTCTTCCGTTGGAGGAATTCGAGGCGATCGTCCGAGCCGGATTCTCACGGGTGATGGACTCGTGGGAGATCAACGATTCGAATCAGACCGCGGACCGGGTTGCCGAAGAAGCCATCGCCTACTCGGATCGCCCAATGATTCAGCAGTGGGTCTCACGCCCTTTCCGGGAAGTCGCCTTCCGCCACAAGGTCCGCGAGGCCTACCAGAACACCTGCGCTTTTTCTGGTCTGCGGCTGATCAATGGTGGTGGGCGGCCCGAGGTCCAGGCTGCGCACATTCGACCAGTCGCCTTCAACGGCCCAGATTCAGTACGAAATGGACTGGCTCTCACAGGCACCCTCCATTGGTTATTCGATCGAGGGCTTTTGGCCGTCGGCGTAGACGGCAGCATCCTGCTCTCCCCACAAGGCGTTCCCGATGATTTGTCTCGGCTCCTCCGCTCGGATCGACGGGTTCTCGTCCCCGAGGCGCTAGATCAGCGACCTCATGCCGATTTCCTGAGCTGGCATCGAGAAAATGTCTTCAAGCTCTGA